In one Sander lucioperca isolate FBNREF2018 chromosome 7, SLUC_FBN_1.2, whole genome shotgun sequence genomic region, the following are encoded:
- the si:ch211-233h19.2 gene encoding endosome/lysosome-associated apoptosis and autophagy regulator family member 2: MRSSAWYVANCALILCTLRLIDWANGLRLCSETDYYYEYTECDSTGSRWRVAIPQSPGACTGLPEPVHGTECTFSCKAGEFLEMSAQECTQCAAGSYSLGSGIRFDQWDSMPVGFSSLATSLENSPNGDDRPTCNSSSWLPQGNYLESNRDECTVSLIYAVHLKKKGSVSFEYQYPDNNLLFEFFIQNDQCQEMDQSADTKWLKLTNNGEWATHTVNLKSGTNILYWRTRGVLMGSKGLKPVLLKNVQIEGVAYTSECFPCKPGTFSRVPGSTKCEPCLRDTYAGHGASSCTPCNATTQYAAQGSAMCKDRPPCSRKDYFQIHTKCDHEGKTQVIYKWIEPKICLEGVTGAESLPPSGEREPCPPCNPGFYNNDTATCSPCPPGTYSDGMKPCTWCPAGTEPSLGYEFKWWNILPPNMKTSCFNVGNNKCDNMNGWEVAGDHIQSGAGSSDNDYLILNIHIPGFKLPTSMSSHSATEFGRITFEFETVCVADCELYFMMDVNRKSTTVVESWEKTKTRQTYTHVMTKNASVSYTWAFQRTNQPSDVRRYVNDVVRIYSISVSNAVDGVSSGCRACALSTQPSSSACVPCPPGHYIDTRTSQCTECPPNTYLIPHTTPGPDACKPCGPASKCDKDHSFCYSDCHFTYAEGNATLTYDFSLLGSVGSLMNGPSFTSKGTKYFHHFNISLCGGKSQLAECTDNVTDLSITDSQRENGEGANAVKTFICQSTIIPATGRGFHTALASQSINLADTLLGVTVESTLDGVRARPELYPQTSKKVPDVNFYYRSLEATSSCESGRSAVVTLRCNPEKNTKGELSVPSQCPAGTCDGCTFHFLWESSGACPTCTERDYHQIEGACKGDQQDLLYVWTEPKLCIGGVNLPEKETLPCEGMEFWVRLGAGLGTFTAVLLVILICYFWKKSKRLEYKYSRLVMSANKECEMPGADSCAVMEGENEGDMEDEIVYTKPSLLGKLKAIASKGNGEHYEHVQLNSSHSKALVWS, from the exons ATGCGGTCCTCGGCTTGGTACGTGGCCAATTGCGCTCTCATCCTCTGCACGCTCCGGTTGATTGACTGGGCCAATGGACTGCGACTGTGTAGCGAG ACGGACTACTATTATGAGTACACAGAGTGTGACAGCACAGGATCTCGGTGGAGAGTGGCAATCCCACAGAGCCCCGGGGCCTGCACTGGACTACCAGAACCAGTACATGGCACAGAGTGCA CCTTCTCATGCAAGGCTGGGGAGTTCCTTGAGATGTCGGCTCAGGAGTGTACCCAGTGTGCAGCAGGAAGCTACTCCCTCGGCAGTGGCATCCGCTTCGACCAATGGGATTCCATGCCTGTTGGATTCAgtagcctggcaacctcactgGAAAACAGTCCAAACGGAGATGATAGGCCCACCTGCAACAG TTCTTCCTGGTTGCCTCAAGGAAACTATCTTGAGTCCAACAGGGATGAATGCACAGTCTCTCTCATTTATGCTGTTCATCTGAAGAAAAAGGGCTCTGTCAGCTTTGAGTACCAGTATCCAGACAACAATCTGCTGTTTGAGTTCTTT atcCAGAATGACCAATGTCAGGAGATGGATCAGTCTGCTGATACAAAGTGGCTCAAGCTCACCAATAATGGTGAATGGGCAACCCATACG GTGAACCTGAAATCTGGCACCAATATCCTGTACTGGAGGACACGTGGGGTCCTGATGGGGAGCAAAGGGTTGAAGCCTGTTTTGCTGAAAAATGTTCAAATAGAAG GAGTCGCCTACACATCAGAGTGTTTCCCGTGTAAGCCGGGGACGTTCAGCCGAGTCCCAGGCTCCACCAAATGTGAACCCTGTCTTCGGGACACCTACGCTGGCCACGGTGCCAGCTCCTGCACCCCCTGTAACGCTACCACTCAGTATGCAG CCCAGGGATCCGCTATGTGTAAGGACAGACCTCCATGTTCCAGGAAGGACTATTTCCAGATCCACACAAAATGTGACCACGAAGGCAAG ACGCAGGTCATATATAAGTGGATTGAACCTAAAATCTGTCTGGAGGGTGTGACTGGAGCTGAGTCGTTGCCTCCAAGTGGAGAAAGGGAGCCCTGCCCCCCCTGTAACCCCGGTTTCTATAACAACGACACGGCCACCTGCTCCCCATGCCCACCTGGGACCTATTCTGATGGGATGAAAC CTTGTACGTGGTGCCCAGCAGGCACTGAGCCCTCCTTGGGTTATGAGTTTAAATGGTGGAATATTCTTCCTCCAAACATGAAGACCAGTTGTTTCAATGTGGGCAACAACAAATGTGACAATATGAATG GCTGGGAGGTGGCAGGTGATCATATCCAGAGTGGAGCAGGGAGCTCAGATAATGATTACCTCATCCTCAACATCCATATTCCTGGCTTCAA GCTCCCTACGTCCATGTCAAGCCATTCTGCGACGGAGTTTGGTCGCATTACATTTGAGTTTGAAACTGTGTGTGTAGCTGACTGTGAGCTCTACTTCATGATG gatGTAAACAGGAAGAGTACTACGGTGGTGGAATCATGGGAGAAAACGAAAACAAGACAGACCTACACACATGTTATGACAAAGAATGCCTCGGTCTCCTACACATGGGCTTTCCAGAGGACTAACCAACCTTCTGAT GTACGCCGGTATGTCAACGACGTGGTGCGAATCTACTCCATCTCAGTGAGTAACGCTGTCGATGGGGTGTCCTCTGGGTGCCGGGCTTGTGCTCTCAGCACCCAACCCTCCAGCTCTGCATGTGTGCCGTGCCCACCTGGACACTACATAGACACGCGCACCAGCCAGTGCACAGAGTGTCCGCCTAACACATACCTCATCCCTCACACCACGCCGGGCCCCGATGCCTGCAAACCCTGCGGACCGGCCAGCAAGTGCGACAAG gacCACAGTTTTTGTTACAGTGACTGTCACTTCACCTACGCAGAGGGCAATGCCACTCTGACTTATGACTTCAGCCTCCTTGGGTCTGTAGGATCACTGATGAATGGTCCGAGCTTTACCTCCAAAGGAACAAAGTACTTCCACCACTTCAATATCAGCCTGTGTGGAGGAAAG aGTCAGTTGGCGGAATGCACAGACAATGTAACAGACCTATCCATCACGGACTCCCAGAGAGAGAACGGCGAGGGAGCCAACGCTGTCAAGACCTTCATCTGTCAGTCAACAATAATCCCAGCTACTGGACGAGGCTTCCACACAGCACTCGCCTCGCAGTCCATTAACCTGGCTGACACATTACTTG GAGTGACCGTAGAGAGTACACTTGATGGAGTAAGGGCGAGACCAGAGCTGTACCCCCAGACCTCCAAGAAAGTCCCTGATGTCAACTTCTACTACAG GTCCTTGGAGGCGACCTCATCTTGTGAGTCAGGTCGGAGCGCAGTGGTGACACTTCGCTGTAACCCAGAGAAAAACACTAAAGGAGAGCTCTCAGTTCCCAG CCAGTGCCCTGCGGGAACATGCGACGGCTGCACCTTTCATTTCTTATGGGAGAGCTCAGGAGCTTGTCCTACATGCACAGAGAGAGACTACCATCAGATAGAGGGAGCCTGCAAGGGAGATCAGCAG GACCTGCTGTATGTGTGGACTGAACCAAAGCTGTGCATAGGAGGTGTGAACTTGCCTGAAAAGGAAACGTTGCCATGTGAGGGTATGGAGTTCTGGGTACGGCTCGGTGCAGGGCTGGGCACTTTCACCGCAGTGCTGCTCGTCATCCTCATCTGCTACTTCTGGAAGAAGAGCAAAAG GTTGGAGTACAAGTACTCCAGGTTGGTGATGTCTGCCAATAAGGAGTGTGAGATGCCAGGAGCTGACAGCTGTGCTGTGATGGAAGGAGAGAACGAGGGAGACATGGAGGATGAAATCGTGTACACAAAACCCTCTCTACTTGGCAAACTCAAAGCCATAGCATCCAAG GGCAACGGAGAGCACTATGAACATGTGCAGCTAAACTCATCTCATTCGAAAGCGTTGGTATGGAGCTAG